Proteins co-encoded in one Marinomonas sp. IMCC 4694 genomic window:
- a CDS encoding phosphoglycolate phosphatase codes for MKTPRYFSTWFEGWPELVCLDLDGTLVDSVPDIASAVDAALYELGSTLAGEDLVRSWVGFGSAKLIDQALEWANLETDLHGEAYRIFLLHYRAHLTDKTTLYPNVKALLKAFKHNGVPVALITNKPSVFVKPMLDHFGLTEQFGWLLGGDTLEEKKPSALPLLYCSESIDALPEKCLMIGDSITDFNAAKNAGFKCALVTYGYHQGVDLTTLGADAILDDLAELLV; via the coding sequence ATGAAAACGCCGCGTTATTTTTCGACTTGGTTTGAGGGGTGGCCTGAATTAGTGTGCTTGGATCTTGACGGCACCTTAGTAGACAGCGTGCCTGACATCGCAAGCGCCGTGGATGCAGCCTTGTATGAGCTCGGTTCAACCTTAGCGGGTGAAGATCTTGTTCGCAGCTGGGTCGGTTTTGGTTCGGCTAAGTTGATCGATCAAGCGTTAGAGTGGGCGAACCTAGAGACGGATCTGCACGGCGAAGCCTATCGTATTTTCTTATTGCATTATCGGGCTCACCTTACCGACAAAACGACCTTATACCCTAATGTGAAAGCCTTGCTCAAAGCGTTTAAACACAATGGTGTGCCCGTGGCGCTGATCACCAATAAACCCAGTGTGTTCGTTAAACCCATGCTGGATCATTTCGGCCTTACAGAGCAGTTTGGCTGGTTATTGGGCGGCGATACCTTGGAAGAGAAAAAACCGTCGGCATTGCCTTTGTTGTATTGCAGCGAGTCAATTGACGCTTTGCCAGAGAAATGTTTAATGATTGGTGATTCGATAACCGATTTTAATGCCGCGAAAAACGCCGGTTTTAAATGCGCACTGGTGACCTATGGTTACCATCAAGGCGTCGACTTAACCACATTGGGAGCCGACGCTATTCTGGATGATTTGGCTGAGTTACTGGTTTAA
- a CDS encoding magnesium transporter yields the protein MHSQVADLIETLIQDAHSPESINKLISELTPDDVALALESIPLTQRRQAWANIKQANRLDILVEMRGESRQLLLRELDDSEIEALFTDVDAEDLLEITDSLPDRLVDIALKQMDNKQREYYQQGIVYDDDVVGRWIDHELLIASQSIRTSEALRLLKKSTPDYTDMVYLVNRTGRWVGCVKFDKLFKAQGHEPISSLIDEECSFIRADTELTKAAELLERSALSALPVVDDNQILLGRFHAGLAMETWRLEHEAQQMSTAGLNEESDLFAPVKRSAATRGIWLGINLLTAFLASAFIGIFEGTLQQVVALAVLMPVVASMGGIAGSQTLTLIVRGLALGQITRSNLKSLLSKELKVGGLNGILWAIVIGVVTLWWFESPMLGAVIGLAIIVNIIMAALSGVLIPVLLDKLRIDPALSGSVILTTVTDIVGFVAFLGLGTLLLI from the coding sequence CATTCTCCAGAGTCCATTAATAAGCTGATTTCTGAATTAACGCCCGACGACGTTGCCTTAGCCCTGGAGTCCATTCCCCTTACCCAACGGCGACAAGCCTGGGCAAACATCAAACAAGCCAATCGGCTTGATATTCTTGTTGAAATGCGAGGGGAATCTCGCCAGCTATTACTTCGAGAGCTCGACGATTCCGAAATTGAAGCTTTATTCACGGATGTGGACGCCGAAGATCTATTAGAAATCACCGACTCCCTACCGGATCGCCTTGTTGACATCGCACTCAAGCAGATGGACAACAAACAACGCGAATATTATCAACAAGGTATTGTCTACGACGACGATGTCGTTGGTCGCTGGATTGACCATGAATTACTAATCGCTTCACAATCCATACGCACATCAGAAGCACTGAGATTACTGAAAAAAAGCACGCCAGATTACACCGACATGGTTTACCTGGTGAACCGAACAGGGCGTTGGGTTGGTTGTGTAAAATTTGACAAGCTCTTTAAAGCTCAAGGGCACGAACCCATTTCTAGCTTGATCGATGAAGAGTGCTCTTTTATTCGCGCCGACACCGAACTGACCAAAGCAGCCGAGCTGCTTGAGCGTTCTGCTCTGTCTGCACTGCCTGTCGTCGACGACAATCAAATTTTACTCGGTCGATTTCACGCAGGCTTAGCCATGGAAACGTGGCGTTTAGAACACGAAGCCCAACAAATGTCGACCGCCGGCCTTAATGAGGAATCCGACTTATTCGCGCCCGTAAAACGCAGCGCAGCAACGCGCGGTATCTGGTTGGGTATTAACTTGCTGACCGCATTTTTAGCGTCGGCGTTTATCGGTATTTTTGAAGGCACGCTGCAACAAGTCGTTGCGTTGGCCGTACTGATGCCCGTCGTCGCGTCAATGGGCGGTATTGCTGGCAGCCAGACTTTAACCTTAATCGTACGCGGTTTGGCGCTCGGGCAAATCACCCGAAGTAACTTAAAATCCCTCCTATCCAAAGAGCTCAAGGTCGGTGGATTAAACGGGATTTTGTGGGCGATCGTGATTGGTGTTGTAACGTTATGGTGGTTCGAAAGCCCCATGCTCGGCGCGGTGATTGGACTGGCTATTATTGTCAACATTATTATGGCCGCGCTCTCTGGGGTTTTGATTCCCGTCTTGCTCGATAAATTACGCATCGACCCGGCGCTCTCTGGGTCGGTTATTTTAACCACGGTGACTGACATTGTTGGTTTCGTGGCCTTTTTAGGGTTAGGCACCTTGTTGCTGATTTAA
- a CDS encoding mechanosensitive ion channel family protein — protein sequence MNWETMQLYLGLGDTKMHWVVRVFVVVLGTLLVNFVATRLLARIDRQLEKTKTPWDNVLIHAAQKPIGVFIWLTGLSVAAEISGTEIEPGFTSLIQSIRGIGVIVILTWFILRCISECEKTLTTSSKLATHVDYTTASAISKLLRASVVITAALVVLQTLGYSISGVLAFGGIGGIAVGFAAKDLLANFFGGLMVYLDRPFAIGDWVRSPDQDIEGTVEHIGWRQTRIRTFEKRPLYVPNSTFSLISVENPSRMTHRRINETLGVRYDDFNVLPTILADIKQMIATHEDLDTNETYMVNFNQFGPSSLDFFIYAYTKTVDWRTYHNVKQDVLFKAMQIIESHGAEVAFPTHTVHMADNSRMTALPETSLNQ from the coding sequence ATGAATTGGGAAACAATGCAGCTATATTTAGGCTTAGGCGACACAAAGATGCACTGGGTTGTGCGCGTTTTTGTCGTTGTTCTTGGTACGCTTTTGGTCAATTTTGTCGCCACTCGGTTACTAGCCCGAATCGACCGTCAACTCGAAAAAACCAAAACACCATGGGATAATGTGCTCATTCATGCGGCCCAAAAGCCCATCGGTGTTTTTATTTGGCTAACAGGGCTTAGCGTGGCCGCTGAAATTTCAGGCACTGAAATCGAACCTGGCTTTACGTCACTCATCCAGTCAATACGCGGAATAGGTGTCATTGTTATTCTAACTTGGTTTATTTTACGCTGTATTTCTGAGTGTGAAAAAACCCTAACGACGTCAAGCAAATTAGCCACTCACGTGGACTACACCACAGCAAGTGCCATCAGTAAATTATTGCGGGCTTCTGTCGTCATTACGGCGGCCTTGGTGGTATTACAAACGCTCGGTTACAGTATATCTGGCGTACTAGCATTTGGCGGTATTGGCGGTATCGCGGTAGGCTTCGCGGCGAAAGATCTGTTGGCGAATTTTTTTGGTGGCTTAATGGTGTATTTGGATCGACCTTTTGCCATTGGTGATTGGGTGCGTTCACCCGATCAAGACATTGAAGGTACGGTAGAGCACATTGGCTGGCGACAGACGCGTATTCGTACTTTTGAAAAACGCCCTTTGTATGTACCCAATTCTACTTTTTCACTGATCTCTGTGGAAAACCCATCGCGCATGACACACAGACGCATCAATGAAACGCTTGGCGTGCGCTACGACGATTTTAATGTACTACCAACAATTTTGGCCGACATCAAGCAAATGATTGCCACTCATGAAGACCTCGATACCAACGAAACTTACATGGTAAATTTCAATCAGTTTGGCCCTTCATCGCTGGATTTTTTCATCTATGCTTACACCAAAACCGTAGACTGGCGCACCTATCATAACGTCAAGCAAGACGTTTTGTTCAAGGCCATGCAGATTATTGAGTCGCACGGTGCCGAAGTCGCTTTCCCAACTCACACGGTTCATATGGCAGACAACAGCCGGATGACTGCGCTGCCCGAGACGTCATTAAACCAGTAA
- the djlA gene encoding co-chaperone DjlA, whose amino-acid sequence MWKIVCAILGYILGGFLGGLLGFIVGGFVDRGQKGQAFGGARNRANIRLQQDTFFRTLFLLMGRLAKSDGQVSEAEIQLAQSVMQRLRLSPAAQDQARQLFNEGKSAHFDLTSVLNTFKQTVGPGDLTRTLLEVLLVSAYADGHFSVEEKSFVSQVCAHLGVSVAEFDALHIQVKQQAHFRQGYSSSDSMGSKDVLKAAYELLGVTPEMSDADIKKAYRRLMSKNHPDKLSASGLPDEMIELAKERTQEIQAAYEMIKNIRK is encoded by the coding sequence ATGTGGAAAATTGTGTGTGCCATCTTGGGTTATATTCTAGGTGGTTTTCTTGGGGGATTGTTAGGTTTCATTGTGGGCGGTTTTGTCGACCGAGGCCAAAAAGGGCAAGCCTTTGGTGGTGCTCGTAATCGAGCGAATATTCGTTTACAACAAGACACTTTTTTTCGTACTTTATTTTTATTGATGGGGCGTTTGGCCAAATCAGACGGACAGGTATCAGAGGCTGAAATTCAGCTAGCGCAATCGGTGATGCAGCGCCTCAGGTTGTCGCCAGCGGCTCAAGATCAAGCCAGACAGTTATTCAACGAAGGTAAATCCGCCCATTTTGATCTTACTTCGGTCCTAAATACCTTTAAACAAACGGTTGGCCCAGGCGATTTAACACGCACCTTATTGGAAGTTTTGTTGGTGTCGGCGTATGCGGATGGTCATTTCAGCGTAGAAGAAAAATCGTTTGTTTCTCAAGTTTGCGCGCATTTGGGCGTGTCGGTCGCTGAGTTTGATGCGCTGCACATTCAGGTTAAGCAACAAGCGCATTTTAGACAGGGGTATTCTTCTTCCGATTCGATGGGATCAAAAGATGTGCTAAAAGCCGCTTACGAGCTGCTAGGCGTAACACCAGAAATGAGCGATGCAGACATTAAAAAAGCGTATCGTCGGCTAATGAGCAAAAATCACCCGGATAAACTCAGCGCAAGCGGCTTACCTGATGAGATGATCGAGCTGGCGAAAGAGCGCACGCAAGAAATTCAAGCGGCCTATGAGATGATAAAAAACATCCGTAAATAA
- a CDS encoding DUF3530 family protein has translation MITLFICLILSGFLSAETTQPSPESTQNPPSDSTDYVLPQPQKTRIEALITSITRRRLDHQIQNLEANGEAFLTLYRPALTHSTEGCLILLHSDNEHPDWPDAIAPLRNAMPAHSWCTFSIEVPDVTLRAAPIKTITSEENNDQANQEQPNQAVVFARIQATIDQANTQNIGQIALLGYGTGASYALSFLATNPTSVNALILIEIKASSAQQEYPTAQSLSLINQPTLDYYTQTDSSEQFSVWRQQAANQQKNSQNNYTALNALFDHQVGEENGAVLIQRVRGFLKQNTTQKEQRSALPTLKKGLFYESP, from the coding sequence ATCATTACGCTTTTTATCTGTCTGATCCTCAGTGGTTTTTTGTCAGCCGAAACGACTCAACCCTCGCCCGAAAGCACACAAAATCCGCCTTCAGATAGCACCGACTATGTGTTACCCCAACCTCAAAAAACGCGCATAGAAGCCTTAATTACCTCGATAACGCGAAGAAGACTAGACCATCAAATCCAAAACTTAGAAGCAAACGGTGAGGCGTTCCTTACACTGTATCGACCTGCGCTCACCCACTCAACAGAAGGCTGCCTTATTCTTTTACACTCTGACAATGAACACCCTGACTGGCCTGACGCGATTGCGCCATTACGAAATGCCATGCCAGCCCACAGCTGGTGTACTTTTTCTATCGAAGTACCCGATGTCACATTGCGGGCAGCCCCGATCAAAACCATCACATCAGAAGAAAACAACGATCAGGCTAATCAAGAACAGCCCAACCAAGCCGTTGTTTTTGCTAGAATTCAAGCCACAATAGATCAAGCAAACACGCAAAATATCGGTCAAATAGCACTTTTAGGGTACGGCACAGGTGCCAGTTACGCGTTGAGTTTCTTGGCCACGAACCCAACAAGCGTCAACGCTTTGATACTGATTGAAATAAAAGCGTCATCCGCACAACAAGAATACCCGACCGCACAATCACTGAGTCTGATAAACCAACCGACACTGGACTATTACACCCAAACTGATTCTAGCGAGCAGTTTTCCGTTTGGCGCCAGCAAGCGGCGAACCAACAAAAAAACAGTCAGAATAACTATACCGCGTTAAATGCTCTTTTTGACCACCAAGTAGGCGAAGAAAACGGAGCCGTACTTATTCAAAGAGTACGCGGCTTTTTAAAACAAAACACCACTCAAAAAGAACAACGCTCAGCGCTACCCACCCTAAAAAAAGGACTTTTCTACGAAAGCCCTTAA
- the rpe gene encoding ribulose-phosphate 3-epimerase codes for MNDFLIAPSILSANFARLGEEVDNVLAAGADIIHFDVMDNHYVPNLTIGPMVCKALRKHGVTADIDVHLMVKPVDRMIADFIEAGASIITFHPEASEHIDRSLQMIRDGGCKAGLVFNPATPLHYLKHVMDKVDMVLLMSVNPGFGGQSFIPGTLDKLREARALIDASGYSIRLEVDGGVSEKNIADIARAGADTFVAGSAIFGKDDYKAVIDTMRDELASVRR; via the coding sequence ATGAATGATTTTCTTATAGCGCCTTCGATCCTGTCGGCGAATTTCGCTCGACTAGGAGAAGAGGTGGATAATGTGTTGGCGGCGGGCGCTGATATCATCCACTTCGATGTGATGGATAATCATTATGTTCCCAATTTAACCATTGGTCCTATGGTGTGCAAAGCGCTGCGCAAACATGGTGTGACAGCCGATATTGATGTGCATTTAATGGTGAAACCGGTCGATCGTATGATCGCCGATTTTATTGAAGCAGGCGCGTCCATTATTACTTTTCATCCAGAAGCCAGTGAGCACATTGACCGCTCCTTGCAAATGATCCGCGACGGCGGATGTAAAGCAGGTTTGGTATTTAATCCAGCGACGCCCTTGCATTACTTAAAGCATGTGATGGACAAAGTGGATATGGTGCTACTGATGTCGGTGAACCCTGGATTTGGGGGGCAATCTTTTATTCCCGGCACGCTGGATAAGTTGCGTGAAGCGCGCGCGCTTATCGACGCGAGTGGATACAGCATTCGCCTTGAAGTTGATGGCGGCGTGAGTGAAAAAAACATTGCAGACATCGCCCGCGCGGGAGCCGATACCTTTGTGGCCGGTTCTGCTATTTTTGGTAAAGACGACTATAAGGCCGTTATCGACACGATGCGAGACGAGCTGGCGAGTGTGCGCCGATGA